The genomic segment ACACAAACTTCGGATCTTATTCAAGAACTCGAAATCATTTTGAATATCTCTGAGTGAACCGAGACAACATCGCAGTGATAATTTCAATATGATCTCTATATAATTTCTTCAGAGAAAAGGAGAAAAAGGGAAGAAGAAGCTACAAGAAAGGCCGGAGATTGTAATCTGGTTCAAGAACTAAAAAATTTAGCTAAAAGGGAtcgaataatatatattataatggtagaaaacatttttttagaaaaaaggtcacaaaatttaatttttttattatttgaaataCACTCCCGAGTGTTCTTGAGTCCCCCCAAACACGCCACTCCCTTTCATCTTCCCGACAAAATTTCGATACTGCAATTGGTATTAAAAGCATATATATTTTGACTAATATCAAAACCCTTTAtcccattttttaaaaaaaattttcccaAAGAAAAAGAATCGATGCGTATCCCATTTTCACCCCTTTAGCCTAAAAAATTCTGTCCACTCGATGAAACAAGAACTGTGATGAAACcctaaaacaacaaaaaaaggaacaaaagaaaaatggatTAAAGGAGAGAAAACTCACAATATTTTTCCCACTTTCTTGATGAAAACACAGAGAAAAATGGGTGTAAAAaatggaaggaagaagaaagAAAGACGAAGGTGTGGAAAAAGAGAGAAGAATGGCGAGTGCATTTAAAACTGAGGAGTACCAAAccctaaaaaaaaaagagaaccAGAGCCATTAATGGCAACCGATGACtaataaataacataatattCTCTATTCTCTCACTACAAATATAAAGAGAATTTACCCCTCACacacaaataaatatataacatTCACACACAGTCTGACTCTGTATctatctatttatttttctcaGAAAATTTGTTACAGTATGGTTGGTTTAAATATTTCTGCAAGTGGAAAATGATTTGATAATCTTGCCAGTCTATTTTGTCCATGCATGCCTTACATTATACCATCAAGTTACTGGCTTTGGACAAAGCATGCATACAATTGCAGTGGCTGGATACGAAACTTATTCTTCTGTCCTTAGAGGGTGAAACTGCATTTTTTTTACTAGGATTTTGGGGAAGTAGTTGTTGGgtagttttattattattgtcaTAAAACAATGAGTAATACTAAATATACAATCAATATACCGTACAACGATATTTACGATAATTATatcttgaaattttactatTACATCGTGAGATTTCGCTATTATCTCAagagttttttttattgaatttatcatgagattttgataaatgaaattttgtattgaattttttgTGTTATAAGAATTGTTTTACAAATTTAGTTGTGCATGTAGCCAGTGGCGGAGCCACAATATATGACATCCGGGCTAAAGCACGGGcgacccaattttttttaaaaaaattatatgtaaaatttggattaatttgatattaacccggtagatcaatttaaaatattaaaaaattatagagTGTAAAATTCTAGCAGTCATATTCCTGACTCCGCCATTGCACGTAGCATTACTCTAAAACCATAAACTAAACATCTATATAATGAAATTCATCTATCCAGTGTCGTACTCAGGATTTTCAATCAGATGTAGCGAATTCAGTAGATTTAAGAACTTAACACAAAATGTATAATAaatgtcatatatatatatatatatatatatactaattcCTGCAATCTCAGAGAATTGATTGCTACTTCGCATGTCAAAAATAAGTTTTCCAAGGTTATGCTAAAGATGCATTAGCTCCATCAGAGAGAAATCAGAAGTAATTTTCCATTATCATAAGCACAAAATGAATTTGATAGATCAAGACAAGCCATACATAACAAAAATTTTACGTTCACCTAGTTAAAGCAACTGTTCAACTCTTGAAGTTGCAAATATATCACTTCATAAAACGGCAACGCGATAATAGTGAAGATGTGTCCTTCTTCAGTATTTCGTTGTGATCtccaaatttttatttattgctATTTATTCAAAGCTGATGATGGTGGTCAAAGTGGTGGTCACTCTTTGTTATTGAGAGATTTTAAAATtggagaaagaaagaaaaatttcatGAACACCGAGATAAGAAtcgataataataaatttttaataaatttacagACGGAGGTCGTAAAATTAAATTTGTATTTAAAAtggatattatatatatatatatagtactattttttttaaaaaaaattcagggTGGGCGATTGCACCCCTTCGGGACCATGTAGGCCTGCCACTGCATCTACCCCATATATTGATACATACGAAAGATATGAAAAATTTCTGATTAAAGCTTGTACAATCCTCAAATTATTTGGACGATCGCGGACCATGTAGGCCTGCCACTGCAGTTGGCTCACCTTGCAATAAGTTGCTCTGATGTGAATCGTGGACTTCGACTTGATCTTGCTTCTGAAGTCTGGAGGGTTCTTGAGCCAATGAGAGTTTCTTGTGGGGTTTCATCGTCCAGGATTGCTTCTAAAGACTGTCACGATTTCAATCCTACTTTATTTGTCCAATATTTCAGGTTGGTGGATTTCTTATGTTACTCTCTAAATTTTCCATGTATGAGCAGGATCTCCGGTTTATTGGCATTTGCACTCCAAGTTGCAAATCCCACACCGACCTCTTTCTTGTGGATAGTACCTATGTTTGAGAGGCACTCTTACTAGTTTTTCGACTCTCAAAAACCAAACACATTACATGCTTCCATTCCTTCCTTGGTAGCAGGTAAacataatatgtatatatatgtatcaacATTCTACGCCAGAATCATTGCCTTCTGTGTGTAACTTCATCATTCTTGACAGGAAATCATGCGAGACCCTGTCTTCTCAGCAGACGGGTTTACGTACGAGGCAGAAGCACTCAAAGGCTGGCTCGAGAGCGGGCATGATACGTCCTCCAATGACCAACCTCGAGCTTCGACACTGCAATCTGGTGCCAAACCGTAGTCTCCGCTCTGCAATAAGAGAATGGCAGCAACATCCTTGAAATAATGCCCCAGTTGTCTTGTCTATGCAATTTTTAGTAAGTTTCGTGACATGCATACGGTTAATGGTACATGCATGATTTGCAGCCTAATAGTTGCGCAATATGTTAATATTCTACACCTTACGACTTCTAGCTTTTATGTAAGGTTTCTCTTCGGCTTTTGAACCTTAAGATTACGTTTTTGAAAtggtgaatttcaaatttatggatttcatatatatttttgttatttaaagAAGTAATAccttaaaattcaaattcaacggttatatttttatacagtatttcatgttaattatgattaatTTCAAGTTCATTCAATAATTGtgtcatttaaaatacattctactttaatttacttatttactttaatttgtaaataagaaagattgatatttatgatatgatttagtgttttataataaataataaaattataatcgaAATACATTGATTTTCTCCTCGCATGCTCTCCAAGGTTTGAATTATAAATTGagattgtgaattttttttagattttaaaattgATATAAGCATTGACAAACAATGTTTATTAAAACTCTCAAATTATCGAATAGTCTGAAAATTTAATCAGTAAATGAGCTGATTCTTGCCAAACGAACTTTTAAGGTTTAAGGCGTGATCTGTAACAAATTAGCTAATTtaccaaaaatatatttttattgcatATTGAATTGAATCATACCTTTGGATCGTCACGTAATGATTATTTGATTACATTAGAAAGTGGACTCGcaaatagaaaaataattaCCATGTATGCTCACTAATAAAGGGCTCTGAATCCCTCCACTTCCTACGCTAAAATACACTACAAAATTGTTTCACCCCGTTGAATCTACAACAAAAGAGGCTTCTTTCATCTTCTGTATGCAAGAATTATTTAATGTGGTTTAGGTTTATACCCATCAACAGCAAAGTTCCGAGTGGCAGAAGGAATGGCTAAGCGAATTCCATCCAACTCTGGCGCCGCAATTATCTGGCAACCCAAACGAGAACTGTAgaaaaatttgggaaaaatatATCAAGTAGCTAAACAGATTAAAATTCTTGTTTGCATATGAACACAAGAAAGAAACCTACGTTTCAGTTAGGCCAAAGGCGAGATCCAGCATGTCATTTTCCTCATCCGTTGGATCAGGTATTTTGTTGTACTGGCTCATGTCCTGTCGAAGAAAAAAAACAAGTTGACAACAGAAGATGATTTCTTACCCATTTTCCAGTGGCATTCTTTCAAAGTTAAATGGAGGATGGGAAGCATGAGACTGGCGCATGGTAACTTACCATCACAATCACATGACAAGTGGAACAGGCAAGTGATGCTTCACATGCACCTGCAATAAATTTGCATATTTTAGCAagcaaaataattaataaacacGATTGCTAAAATCCTGAGATGACAGGACTTGCAAATCTCCACGTTAAGTAATTCCATCACAATTTAGAAATCAAACTGAATTAGCACTTGACTTGCGATCGAAATACTGAGAGCAAACATCCACTAAGGTTATTGAGTTCAGGAACTACAAAATCTAAAATTCCCAGTTAACCTTCAAGATCTAAATCATTCTCGTGAGCAGCTTCCAGCATGGACATTCCAACTGGGACCTTAATATTCGTCTCTTCTCCATCCTTGTCAACAAATGTTACGGTTATCCTGCAGTGGAAAtgaggaaaaaaataaaatcatatatgGAACTCCACATCTATGTCAGCTTTTAACGTCATATGCATGATTGGTATATCAGGTTTCTGCACCCTGAGGCATCAATTCTACACAGTGGATAGCAGTTTCGAGCAACATTACCAGGTACATACCGTTGGCAGTTGGAAAAAAAAGTTTGTAGTGAAGATTTTAGACAGATTATGcctgataacaacaaataaattCAATGAAACACCAAAATTGcagtttcatatttttttattgttgagtattgttcttcacaagaataTGGACGAACTCCTTGGCACTTCTACTATTTTCTGTACAACAAAAGATTGAAAATTGCTTGCATGAATACATACATTATTCCCCTTAATTCAAGAGCACCAATGAGGGTTTCTTAGTCCTATATGAAGAAACAAAAAGGAGGGTaaaagttttgatgctgcactTGCTGTGCCTGAAAGACTTACTTTTGCTCTGTTTCATTTCCTTCATCGGAATCCAGTGTAGCTGCTGCAGTGCTAAATAATTCATCTCTCTGGTACCCATTCCCACACTGTTAAACAGAAAGAACATAAAACGGACAACAGAAAGTCATAATGCCAGATTTAAATTGTTGGAAATGCAAAACACAAAGAACAACCTTGTCTGCACGGACATAACGATCGATAGTACCCGTCCTGTCCCATGTGATTACTTTCTCTTGGGACACAAGGAAAAACGATCGATAGTACCCGTCCTGTCCCATGTGATTCCTTTCTCTTGGGACATAAGGAAAACCTAAAGGACAAAAAGGAACTGCAAATTTTTCCTAGTCCTTCGCGCATTTCTTTTTTATTATACTGTTAGAAGCCTCAGATTTCTTACACCAATGGATATCTACATTTTCCTCGGACTCTGTCATGTGTAGCTACTTAATTCCATATAACTGTCTGGAAAGAAAccataaaaaaggaaaaagtacAGGTTTCATGCAACTTCAACACCTTTTTCCATCTATTTGTGAAGATTTCATCATTACCTTCAAATATTCTAGCCTAACAACATGCACAATTCTAGCTCAGGTTCTCACCTTGCCATATATTGCCTACACAACATAGTTGTGAATGACATGCTAATTCTAAACATTAACATTTAAAGTCTGCCAACAAAAGCTCAAAATTATATTGGAGAGTAAAGAAACTAACCTGAGTTTGTAAATATTGATGATGAATCGCAGGCAGAACAGAAGGCCTTCTAAAAACCGGAGCTGTAATGAAACAAGAAGCAATCATTAAAGAAAACTCTACGAACATCAAAGTCATTCAAACAATTTAAGTATCAAGATGCAAAGAGTGCGAGGAAGACACCTCGGTTCTATCAGAAAATATTATGAGTAAATAAAACTATCGTGAAGGTGTCGAGCCATTTGTCAGTCTCTATGAAGAAAAGATTGTTGAGTGGATTAACCAGGGAGGAGAAGAGGAAATGCAGAATTTCAGTGTGTTACCAGGACATTTGTCAGTTGCTATGAGGAAAAGATTGTTGAGTTGGATTAACCAGGAGAAAAAGAGGAGATGCAGCATTTCAGAGTGTTCAGGTACAGAAAATGGACGCAGAGGAATTTAAGGCTAAAGGGAAAGAAGGTCACAGAATAGCGTTTAAACAAAGAGATTGATTTGAACTCTCCTTTCATCTAGAGTACAGATTAAGCAAACACTTCTAAAACAATTAATcattttagaaatttaaaatgcTACAAAGCCCTGGGAAGATCTATTGATTCACTTCTGCACTAAGGTTGTGCGCCTGCTTCGAGTCAATCTCGAGCTGTCCGaccaaatgaaataaatatgtataaCGGAAATAGCTTCTTAAAAGTTTTCACATTTAATGAAAGGAGTGACAACAAACCTTTTACCAATCTCTGGACTGCATAGGATCCTAGCCTATAAAACCTGGAAACGAACATATTCTTCAACCCTGTAAAAGCTCCATACAAAAGAAACAGGGATCAATGGGTGAAGGCGTAAAGCCGCAAGCTAAAAACAAGCATTGCTGACTACATCATCAGCAGTAAAAATACAACGATATTTCTGAGCAGCGTTCTACCCTGGCTAGGTATGGACTATGGACTTACAGGCGCGATGCGGGAAGGGACAGTTTTAACCTTATTACCGCTCAAGTGAacaattttcaatttttgatcCTTGAAgtttctaaaaatattatttttactgcTAGAAATACATTACAATCATCTCCCACAAATAAATCCATCGACTCAAGCTCCACTCATTAACGCAACTTACTACCGACAACAACAGATCAAACCACTGACCACATGTagaaatcaaaaaaaaaaaaaacgatatCGAATACATATTGCAAAGATAACAAAAACTCAACAAAAAAATAAGCACGAATCTCTGACAATATATTTGATCATATTTCCAAAATCTAATGCaaaacaagaagaagaagaagaagaagaagaagaataagtggaggaggaggaaaaaaaaattcgggAAAGGAATGGTCACCCTGGACTCACCGGAGCTGAAGTTCAAACACACGGCACGGAGCAGCGACCAAAAAAACGGCGTCGTTTCTACGCAAGACAAAGGAAGTCGGGCCGATTACTTCTTCTTAGATGGAAACAGGTATCGGTTATTAGATGTGAGAGAGCTATCGCCATTAATGGGCCACTTTTCCAGGCCCATTATATTTTGATCATCTGAAATAAGGCCTGCTCAGTAGGCAGTAGCCCAATCAATCgttaattttttattgattaaaaaaaatacatttctatcaaaattttagaagataatatatttttacatatgGAATTAATTACAAACTAATTaaaccaaaactcaaaataatctttaaagAATTGTATTAATAAATCATCTTTTAAGTATCATCATCATACcttaataaagattttttttttttgaatttaaagATTGTTACAATTATATCTCGAACTCGATTTCATTATTTTCGGCCACTGAAACAAAGCATGCGAAGATAGAGAAAATCATGAGGAGCCGCATACTAATGCAATCAAAAAGAATTTGTTAGATTTAAACCATAACAATATGCAGTCAATCTAAATCCTCTGTATCAAATGATATGTTTTCCACTTCGTTATCATAgacaaatttaaaaatataaaacacaCAATAATTTTCACACTTGACTGCATCACCACAATAATATACACGTCCAACAACTTGTACCAATGATTATGTCCATGGACACCGGAAATTTAAAAAGTGACTGATAAATACGAGCGAAGATCACATTTTCACCAATTGACTCTCCTGTAAGAAACAAACAATGCCGAAATAGTAATTATCTCCATGTCACAGCCGCTGCTCcaaagataacaaatcaataaattgCATAATCAATATAGTTAGTAATACAATAATGCTTACACAATTATTACTAACAATATAGTTAGTAATACAATAATGCTTACACAATTATTACTAACCCCAAAGTATATTTTTTCCTCCATGGCTTTACTTCTGGTGAATGACTGATATTACTGAACTTAAATAAGGGAACACCCATCCAATACATGACATAACACTGGGAACTTTTGACCATTTGTGGGCATACTGAATTTCATATTTTCTACATGTAATCAAATAGTAAATAGATCTATGCTCTATGAAGGGCCATCTTTCTCCGTCTGATATTAACAGAAAGCCTACTTTCAGAATATGAGGAAACTGGGCCACTTGGAAGTGTTATCTTCTATACAAGTATTTTGACAGTGGAAACTTCAGACTCCTTGCTACCTGCCAAGGACATAATACAACCACATGACTACCTATCCAAAGAGCAACTGAAAGAATGTAGGTCATTCAAAGCAGGATTCGAAATACTACCTTCAAAGCCAAATCTTCAGAGACTGTCGATCGATACCGAATGGAGCCTTCCAATGGACAGGTTCCTCCTTTAGTAATAAAATTGGCACCGCATAAACTAGATAGTTGCAAAACAATGTCGGACATGAACCTGCTACCACTATATTCACCTCCAAAGTCACCACTTTGCAGTTCATAACCGGGTGAATACTCCCCAACAGATGTTATACACTGAAATATGGCCAACAACCTTTCAAGGGGGAAAGTTCCAGGTCCTTTATCGAGTAGTTCTTGTTCTTTAGTTTCCTTCTGCTCCTTTGATTTTTCAGAGCTCCTGCGTAGAGCACAAAATGGAAAATAAATCACTTAAACAATCTTATTTTACTAGTAGATAAGGAAGTTGAGATTGCTTTTCGCAAGAAATTGCAATTTTGTAAATATTTCCTACTCAATCAAGGGAAAAAGGAGATTCTGAGGATTTTCAAAGTTTATACTCATTTAATTGTTAAACTTCTTTTGCACGAGCAGCACTCCACATCCTTCTAACATGAATCCCTGATGACAAATATAAACCTATAACCGTCTCAATATCGATCAAACAAGACATTATGAGATAACTTCagtatataaatttatagaCAACAAAATTGTACTCCCTCACTTGCCAACTAAGTAATGTTTATTTCAATTATCCGGAAGGATAATGAACATGGAATGCAATGGCATTTAAACttcaaattaaaacaaaaaaaatgaacataaagaacaaaaagaaatttttcacaagTTAAAAGTATCCAATGTTTGTATCTGATATCTCATATCAGCTTGAAAACTGGCTTACTTTCTCTTTCTTTTATGATTGTCAGATCCTCCAGTTGAATCAAAAAGTGCAGCATCAAGCGTTGCTGGATTTCTTGAAGCAATAAATGCAGAAATAAGAAGATATTTGGCAGAAGCAGACATGTGGAAGTCGATCTCATCTAAAGATTCATCACCAAACTTCTTCGTAATGCCCTTCCTCCAAGTCCTCTCCTTGTTGTCTGAGGTTTTCATCAAAGGTTGAGAAGTAATGTTAAACGCCTCATTCAAGTATAGTGAGATAGATGGTTGAAGATGACTAAATAATTTCCTCTTCGTATCTTCATTCAGAACAGCTCCCAAATCATCAAGAGGTTCACAGTATTTCTTAAATAAAGGTGAAAAGACGGTAGCCAATTCGTCAACTTGTCTGGTAATTCTACAGAAAGGCTTCAACACCATACTGTTTTAACAGGAACCAAAAGAATAAATacaattattatttatcaaagaCTATAAACAGAGTGACAAGCACTGAAATGCAATACGTACTCCAGAAAAGAGGAATATAACTTGGGATTTGCTTGGTTTCTCATGAAAATCTGGCGTAAATCATCTTCTGTGAATCCAGGAATATAAACAGGAAAGGGCTCAACATAACCTGTGTCTGATTGATACGTATCAAGGGAGGTATTACTAATAAAAATTACACCCACCTCGGCCATTTTGAGGATATCAGACAAATTAAATAGCAAGGATAATGTGATTGTACTCTTATCCCACTCTCTAACAAGCTCTAAATTATCAAATATCAAGTAAATCATCCTCCCATTAACCCGGGATAACGACTTTTTATCGCCAGACTTGCTCACTTTTCCTTTAAGACTCTCCAGAAGAGTAGCCAAACCTTCACGCAACAGATTAACAAAATCAGATGGTTTTTCACATCGCTTTGCGCTCGAATAACCATTGCCCACATGCTTCCTATGAAGAGAAACCTGGTTCAAGACGGATTCAAACAGTATTCTAGGATTGTAACAGGTGATGCAGCTAGAATATATAAATGGACGGTTCAAGAACCTAAATATCTGAAGCATGATACTTGTTTTTCCCCTTGAAGGACCTCCATATACAAATAATGGGATCATCGGGGAATTCAAAGGTCCCAAATGATTAACCAAGTCATTGATCTGCGAACGTCTTCCAGGAAATGGATCAATTAACTCGTCAAAAGCTATTGGTTCATTATCGTACACAAGGTCATTTATAGACAAATTCTGTGTGTCATTACTCGTTTTAGAAGCCTCTACTGCAGATTTTGAATTCGGGGTGGAAGAAGACGACGATCTCGTGGTTCTTCGGTTGATTCGGGGACGTTCCACTTCACTCATTTCTAATAAGCACAAAATCACAAACTCCTCGTTAATCTGGATGAAGGAAAAAGAACAATTGATCGAACATTCGAACTTACAAACAAAAAAACGAACTCTAAGAAAATGTTAATCTAAAGATGAAAGCATATACACCATAGCATAGAAAGTACCTAATTGAATAGAGGCGATTCAGGGAAATTGTACGAGACAGTTCACCTTTTATCTCAACAGGTGGAGAATGGCGACACTCCCTGCCTCCGTTGGTTATTAGGGTTCTAGAAGCGTGCTGGTTTCCCGCCTTTCCAtccaattaaaaatatatattatctcGAATATCAATAATCACTCTACTATTTACTATAAATATGAATAGCGTATTTTTCCAAAATTATCCATCAATTGTAAACACTTTACTTTAACAACAATAATTTTCATACTAATAAGAATTattgttttaaatatataaatcaaCACTGCAATTATATAATCTCTccgttaaaataaatttatcctattataatataaaaaattataaataatagttAGAATAGGtctttgtgagacggtctcacgaatctttatctatgatttacaataaaaaataatacttttacattaaaaataatacattttcatggatgatccaaataagagatccgtctcacaaaatacaatccgtgagaccgtctcacacaagtttttgtctaataGTTATTCGACACAAATGTTGGGTTCTTGtgtacatttttttaattaaaaaaaatttacattgcAATGCATACTTATGTATATGagaaaatttgtaaaataatctCAGTCAACTATTTAACTAAGAAAATGATCTCCTCATATGTATTTCAAATACAGTTGAGCATatcattttttaattaaatagttgATCGGGGTTAAACTATatgtattaattaaaattaaacctCTTATATTAACGAAATTATGATTAATTGATAAaa from the Primulina tabacum isolate GXHZ01 chromosome 8, ASM2559414v2, whole genome shotgun sequence genome contains:
- the LOC142553052 gene encoding uncharacterized protein LOC142553052 — encoded protein: MFVSRFYRLGSYAVQRLVKAPVFRRPSVLPAIHHQYLQTQCGNGYQRDELFSTAAATLDSDEGNETEQKITVTFVDKDGEETNIKVPVGMSMLEAAHENDLDLEGACEASLACSTCHVIVMDMSQYNKIPDPTDEENDMLDLAFGLTETSRLGCQIIAAPELDGIRLAIPSATRNFAVDGYKPKPH
- the LOC142553051 gene encoding origin of replication complex subunit 5, which encodes MSEVERPRINRRTTRSSSSSTPNSKSAVEASKTSNDTQNLSINDLVYDNEPIAFDELIDPFPGRRSQINDLVNHLGPLNSPMIPLFVYGGPSRGKTSIMLQIFRFLNRPFIYSSCITCYNPRILFESVLNQVSLHRKHVGNGYSSAKRCEKPSDFVNLLREGLATLLESLKGKVSKSGDKKSLSRVNGRMIYLIFDNLELVREWDKSTITLSLLFNLSDILKMAEVGVIFISNTSLDTYQSDTGYVEPFPVYIPGFTEDDLRQIFMRNQANPKLYSSFLDMVLKPFCRITRQVDELATVFSPLFKKYCEPLDDLGAVLNEDTKRKLFSHLQPSISLYLNEAFNITSQPLMKTSDNKERTWRKGITKKFGDESLDEIDFHMSASAKYLLISAFIASRNPATLDAALFDSTGGSDNHKRKRKSSEKSKEQKETKEQELLDKGPGTFPLERLLAIFQCITSVGEYSPGYELQSGDFGGEYSGSRFMSDIVLQLSSLCGANFITKGGTCPLEGSIRYRSTVSEDLALKVARSLKFPLSKYLYRR